The Candidatus Dormiibacterota bacterium DNA segment GGTGACGGCGCGGGGCCGGTGCGCCCAGGAGCCGCTCGTGTTCACCAGCAGCGGCTCGGCGTTCACCCCCGCCTGGGGCGGATTGGGGAAGGTGATGTCGGTGTCCACGAAGGCGGTGACCAGGTTGCCGTCGTCGAGGCCCTGCACCCCCCGTGCCCGCAGCTGATGGCGCACCTCGGCGACGAGCTCCTCGCGGCTGCACGACTTCGCGTGCTTGCCGGTCAGCTCGCCCGCCGCCTCCCACTCCGAGACGTCGACGGACAGGATGCCCGACACGGTGCCGTCGCCCCTGGCGCGGAGGTCGTGATCGGGCCAGAACTGCTGCTGTGAGATCGAGGTCAGCGCCCAGGGCGAGTCGATGTAGATGCTGTGCCCGCGCACCATCGGCGGGTCCTCACGCAGGTAGAACATCACCCCGTTCATCCAGCGTGTCTGCAGCCGTCGCAGCCCGCCGAGCAGCGGGTCGGCGCGGCGCAGCGCCGGCCCCACCAGCTGCTCCATCACCTCCTTGGGCACGGCGGCGACGTAGTGGTCGGCGGTGCGGGTGGTGGTGGAGCGCCCCTCGCGGACGGTGATCCCGGTGACCCGTCCCCGCCGGCAGCCGATCGCGGTCACCTCCGCACCCATCCGGTACTCGACCCCGAGCGCGCGCAGGTGGCCCAGCCAGGGGTCGATCCAGACCTCGTTGGTGGGGCCGTTGAGGAGCCGGTCGGTGCGCCCCCCCGGCCGCATCAGGTCGAGCAGCAGCTGCACCAGGATGTAGCCGCCGGCACGGGCGCTGAGGCGGCGCGCCTGGGCTGCGACCAGGGTGCGGCTGAGCCCGTCGGCGAGGTAGAGCTGGTACTTGGCGGAGCGCTGCGCAGCGCCGGAGAAGGTCCACCAGTCGAGGTTCTCGTACTCGATGTAGCGGCGCGCCTCGCAGCTGCGAAGCATCGTCAGCAGCCGCTCGGTGAAGTGGGCGAGGTCGAGCGGGGGGATCCCGGGATCGCCGAGCAGGTTGCCGATCACCGCCCCCAGCCCCAGCCGCAGCTCCTCGAGCGAGGTGGGGAAGCGGGCGGGGATGACCACGTTGGCCAGCCCCACCTGGGCCATCTCCAGGCGGGTGGCGGGCACCAGGTTGTCGAAGACCCCGTTGGGCCGGCCCGGCACCGGGATCCGCCGCATCGTGTCCGGCAGGTGACGGTAGAACCCGGGGAAGAAGCGGAAGCCGTGCTCGGCGGGGAGGTCCGGCCGCCCGGCGGTTCCGCTGCCGGGCACCGGCATGCTCCGCGCCTTGCCGCCGGGGATGGTCCTGCGCTCCAGCACGGTGACGCGGAAGCCACGCTCCGCGAGCTCGTGGGCGGCGCTCATCCCGGCGACGCCCCCGCCCATCACCAGGACGGTTGGCTCCCTCATGGGCAGACCCTCGGTGCCGGTCCGGTCAGCCCGGGCCCTCGACCGAGAACAGCTCCGACGAGGCCAGGGCGCACCGCCTCTCGCCCCACCGGGTCAGGCCGCCGGCGAGGAGGACGCTGCCGTCGGCGAGGCGGGTGGCGGTGTGGGCCGCCCGTGGGGCGGTGCTGCCCGCCGGCGCCCACGCGTCGCTGCACGGATCGTAGACCTGGGCGGTGTCCAGCGCGCACCCGGCGCCGTTCCAGCCGCCGGCGACGAGCACCCACCCGGTGTCGAGCAGGGTGGCGGTGTGGGAGCGGCGGCGGTGCGGCATCTCCGCCTGGGAGAGGAAGGTGCGCCGCCCCGGCCAGAAGCGCCGGACCGTGGCCACCGCACCGCTGGAGCCACCCCCGGCGACCAGCACGCTGCCGTCGCTGAGACGGGTGGCGCTGTGGCGGGCGGGGGCGGCGTTGGCGCCCAGGGTCTGCCGCCAGCCGTCCACCCCGACCGCATAGATCTCCGCGGCCTGGAGCAGCTCGCCGTCGCCCTCACCGCCGGTGACCAGCACCGCCTCGCCCTCGAGCAGGGTGGCGGAGTGGGCGGCGCGCCCCCCGGTCATGGTGGCGGCACGGCTCCAGAGGTCGAGCGCGGGGTCATAGATCTCCACCGAGGCGAGGCGCACCGGCGGCACCCCGCGGAGGTCGGCGCCCCCGGTGCACACCACCGCGCCGCCGGCCAGCCGGACCGCGGCGTGGTGCGCCCGGGGGGTGGCCATCGAGGGAGGCTCGCTCCACCGGTCGCGCTCCGGGTCGTAGAGCTCCACCGAGGCCAGGCTGCCGCCGTCGGCGGCGCCCCCGGCGACCAGCACGGTGCCGTCCTCGAGCAGGGTGGCGGTGTGCCCGGTGCGGCTCCGCCGCAGCCACGCCGCCGGCGACCACGATCGCTCCCGCGGGTCGAAGACCTCCGCCGACCGGAGGAAGCCGTCCGCCTCCGCGAACCCCCCGGCCACCAGCACCCTGCCGTCGTGGAGCAGGGTCGCGGTGTGACCCTCACGTGCCTGGTGCATGAGCTCTGCGGCGCGCCACCTCCACCTCCCGCCTGACCGGGAACCGGCGTCCGGACGCCGCGGAAAGGGCAGCGCGACCATCGCAGCGTCCTCCTCGCGACCGCCGTCCACCTTCGGCGGTGACTCGAGTCTGGCCCCGCCCGGGGGGACCGAGCGTCACGGATCGCCGTGATCTTTTGGCGTGCCGGCGTGCCGGCCCACCAGCTCCAGGCGGGAGCGGATCCCGAGCTTCGCGTAGACGTGCTTGAGGTGGGTCTCGACCGTGTTCACCGAGACCGAGAGGTGCTGCGCGATCTGCTGGTTGGAGCGCCCGGAACAGACCAGGTCGGCCACCCGGCGCTCCTGGGCGGTCAGCCGCTCGGGCTCGTCGAGCCGGCGGTGGCGCCTGCCGCGCGCCACCGAGAGCTCGGCCCGGGCCTGCTCGGCGAGCCAGGCGGCGCCGGCGGCCTCGGCGGCGTGCAGCGCCGAGGCCAGCGGGGTGCGGGCCGCGGCGGGCCGGCCGCTGCGCCGCAGCAGCGCCCCGTGCTCGATCAGGGTCTGGACCCGCTCCAGGGGCAGGTCGACCTGGTCGTGGAGCTCGAGAGCGGCCTCGAGGTGACGCTCGGCGGCGGCGGTGTCGCCCTCGGACTCGGCGAGGTGGGCGCTGCCGCAGGCGAGGGCGATCCGCGGCCAGCGGCAGGGCAGACGGACGGCGCACGCCGCCAGCCAGTCGAGCACCCGCCGGGCGTCGTCCGCCCGCCCGGCGCCGACGTGGGCGGCGACGGCGTGGCGCGCCCAGGGCACCACGCACGGCTCGCCGATGCCGGCGCGCCGGGTGAGGTCCTCGGCCCGCGCGAACCAGTCGCTGGCGGCCTGGGCCCGCCCCTCGGCGAGGCTGCGGCGGCCGCGCACGTGGTGGACCCAGAGCAGGGCGATGGCCGGGGGCTGGGGGAGGGCCTCCACCAGCCCGCACCAGCGGTCGCTCTCCTCGAGGCGCCCCATCAGCTGGGCGAGGATCGCGTTCCCGGCCGCCCCGAAGGGGGCCATGAACGGCACCAGCTCGCCGATCGCCGTGCCCCGCTCGGCGAGGGCGAGCGCCTCGTCGAGCCGGCCGGCGCGGATCAGGGTGTCGCCGAGGCTCAGCGCCACCGCGGCGATCGCCTCCACCGCACCCATCCGCTCGGCCGCGCCCAGGGCCACCTCGAGCACCCGCCGCGCCTCGGTCAGGCGCTCGGCGTACTTGCCGACGTGGCCGTGGGTCATCAGCGCCCCCCAGCTCGAGGTCAGCTCGGAGAGGTGGGCCCCGAGGTCGCGCTCGACGTCGGCGGCGGCCGCCGCGGTGGCGTCGAGCCCGGCGGGGTCGCCGGAGAGGAAGCTGATGAACCCCCAGGCCGAGCCGACCCGGGCGCGCAGCGCCTCGTCGACGTCCTCGGACAGCCGGCGGGCCCGGACCACCGCCCGCAGCGAGTCGCCGGGACCGAGCGTCAGCCACGAGGTCTGGGCCTGGTCGAGGAGCACCTCGACGGCGGCGGGGATCAGCCCGGCCCGCTCGGCGAGCATGGCGGCCTCGTCGAGGTGGAGGGCGGCGCGGTCGCTGGCGCCGGAGGCCCAGTGCGCGTGGCCGAGCAGGCGCAGCACCCCGACCCGGTCGGCGTCGGGCAGGCCGGGCTCCTCGAGCAACCGCTCGTGAACCTCGATCGCCGCGGCCGGCCGGCCGCCGCGGAGGAGCGCCTCCCCGAGCATGCCGAGCAGCTCCGGGCTGGGGTGCTCGCCGGAGAACTCGAGCGCGGCCTGGAGGTGGTGCACGGCGGTCTGCAGCGCCCCGCTGCGCAGTGCCGTCCGACCCGCGCTCTCCAGCACCTCGATCGCCGCCGGGTCGCCGACCAGGTCGGCGCGGATGGCGTGCTGCGCGGCCTCGGTGTCCATGCCCTGGCCGGCGAGCACGACGACCGCGCGGGCGTGGAGCCGGGCCCGCACCGGCGCCGCCATGTCCTCGTAGAGGGCCTGGCAGAAGAGCGGGTGCACGAACTCGAGGGCGCCGCCGCCGGAGCCGCGCATCAGGCCGCTCCGCGAGAGCGCCTCGACGGCGGCGTCGACCTCGGCCTCGGCCATCCGCGCCACCTCCGCCACCGGGCGGGTGCGGAAGTGGATCCCGAAGGCGCTGGCGGTCCGGGCGAAGCGGAGCGCCGGCTCGGGGAGGGTGGCGAACCGCGCCAGCAGCAGCTCGTCGGAGATCCACGGGCGCGAGGTGTCGGTGGGCTCGGGCAGGTCGTCCCCCTGGCGCAGGCTCCGGGCCACCTGCTCGAGCAGCAGGCAGTTGCCGTTGCAGAGCCGGAGCGCCTGGGCGACCACGGCCTCCCCCGGGCGGTCGCCGGCCTGGGCGGCGATGAGGGCGCGGGCGGCGGCCTCGCTGAGCGGACGCAGCTGCTCCATCCGGGCGTGGCCGCCGCCGACCAGCGCCGCCGAGACCTCGCGGGCGCGCGGCGGCCACGGCCGCAGGGTGCCGAGCACGGCGACGCTCCGCCCGGCGATGCGCCGGCAGAGGAAGGAGAGCACGGCCAGGGAGTCGTTGTCGGCCCAGTGCAGGTCGTCGAGGGCGAGCAGCAGCGGCCGGGAGCCCTGCTCCTCGATCCAGCGCTGCGCCTGGTAGAAGGCGGCGCCGGGAGAGGTCCCCGCGGGGCCGCCGCCGGCGAGCAGGTCGGGCCCGCCCGCGGCGGCGAGTGCCTGGGTGACCAGGCCGAAGGGGAGCTCCGACTCCATCGGGTCGCCGCGGCCGGTGCCGACGCGGACGTCGTCGCCGGCCAGCCGGAGGGCGTGCTCGAGCACCGACGTCTTCCCGAGGCCGGCCTCGCCGACCACCAGCAGGGTCCCGCCCCGCCCGGTGCGGGCGGAGTCGAGGAGTCGCCCGGTCGCGTCGAGCGCCGCCTCCCTTTCCAACATGCCGGGTCGAGCGTATCCGAGCATCGATGCGTACGCCTAGAGACGTGACACCGATAGCCAGCGGCTCCCGCCGCCGTCGCTGAGGGCCTTCCCCGTGACTAGAGTCCCTCCCCATGGAGCTGGCGGAGCGGTTGCTGGACGGGGACGTGCGCGCCCTGGCGCGGGCGATCAGCATGGTCGAGGACCGCTCCGAGGCCCTTCCCGAGCTGCTCAGCGCGGTCCGCGGCCGCGCCGGGCAGGCCCACGTGGTCGGCCTCACCGGGCCCCCGGGCAGCGGCAAGAGCACCCTCGGCGACGGCATCGTCGAGCGCTGGCGGGGCCTCGACCGCGAGGTCGGCGTCCTCGCCGTCGACCCCAGCAGCCCGTTCAGCGGCGGCGCCATCCTCGGCGACCGGGTGCGGATGCAGCGCCACGCCCTCGACCGCGGGGTCTACATCCGCAGCATGGCGGCGCGCGGCCACCTCGGCGGCCTCGCCAGCGCCGCCCGCGAGGCGATCCGGCTGATCGACGCCAGCGGCCGCCGCCACTGCCTGCTCGAGACCGTCGGCGTCGGCCAGTCCGAGCTCGAGGTGATGCTCACCGCCGACACCGTGGTGGTGGTGACCACGCCCGTGGCCGGGGACGGGGTGCAGCTGATCAAGGCGGGGATCATGGAGATCGCCGACATCTTCGTGGTGAACAAGGCCGACCTCCCCGGCACCGACCGGGTGGTGCGCGAGCTCCGCCGCATGGTCCACGAGAGCAACCGGGACATGCGCGGCTGGGAGCCGCCGGTCCTCACCACCACCGCCACCAGCGCGGAGGGCGTGACCGAGCTGGTCGCGGAGGTCGACCGCCACCTGGAGTGGGCCACCGGCGACGGCGAGCTGCAGCGGCGGCGCAGCCGGCGGCTGCTCGCCGAGGTCGAGGCGATCGTGGCCGAGCGCGCCGTCGAGCGGGCCCGCAGCGCGCTCCGCGAGAGCATCGACACCGACGACCTCGGCGACCTCGCCGGGGTCGACCCCTACGCGCTGGCCGACCGCATCCTCGACAACGGCCGCCGCTCCGGCTGAGCCGTGCCCCGCCGGGCGCCGAGCTCGTCGAGCAGGGCGGCGACCAGGGGGACGAGCTCCAGCAGGTTGTAGAGGAAGTGCAGGTAGGGCCGCTGCAGCGGCCCGCCGGCCAGGCCGCCGGTGGCGAGGATGCCGTTCACCCCGCCGTGCAGCTCGATCGCGGGCTGCAGCGAGACCAGGTAGAGGTAGACGTGCTCGACGTCGTGGAGGCCGGCCACCGCGAAGGCGACCCACAGCCAGCGGTTGTGGCGGAAGCGGAGGAGCAGCACCGCGCACCCCAGCCACACGCTCGAGGTCCAGACCAGGTGGACCAGCTCCTGGTTGAGCCGGGTCACCACCCCCTGGGCGAGGTCGGCGTTGCCGCCGGTGGCGAGCAGCTGGAGCACCTGGACGAGGTGCTCGCCCTGGTGCAGGCCCTGCAGGGTCACCAGCGCCACCAGCGCGCCCAGCGCCATGCCGCCCGGCAGCGCCAGCCGCCGGCCCCGCCCGCCGGTGGCGAGGACGACGACGGCGACGTCCACCGCGGCGACGACCAGCACCGCTCCGAGCACGATCAGCGGCGCCCGGCGGTCGGCGGGCCAGAGGCCGCGGAGCGCGGCCAGCCGTGCCCCCAGCGGCGAGCCGGGATGGGGCACGCGGTGGTGCGCCATCCAGAGCATCGCCGCGGTCGCGGTCACCAGCACGGCGGCGACCCAGGCCAGCCGTCGCGTTCCGAAGCGCCCGGTCGCGGTCACTGCCACTCCGTCATTGTAGGGGACGGCGCGCCGGCGATCGCGTCACCCGCTTCAGGCATCCCGTTTCGCGCCGGGCCGGCGCGAGGTACGCAGCAGCGATGGAGTACACCGACTACTACGCGGTGCTGGGCGTTCCCAAGAACGCCGACCAGGCCGCGGTCAAGGCCGCCTACCGCTCGCTGGCGCGCACCCTCCATCCCGACGTCAACAGGGACCCGGCGGCGGGTGAGCGCTTCAAGAAGGTCAACGAGGCCAACGCCGTGCTCGGCGATCCGGACAAGCGTGCCAAGTACGACCGCCTCGGCGCCGACTGGGAGGAGCTGGAGCGGCGGCAGGAGTTCACCCGTCGCAGTGGGTCCGCGGCCACCCGGCCCCCCCAGGCCGGCGGCGACTTCTTCGAGACCTTCTTCGGCGACGGCGGGCTCGACCTCGACGAGCTGCTCCGGGGGGCCGGTGGTCGCACCGGCGGCTTCCGCACCCGCGCCGCCGTCCCCCGCCGCGGCGCCGACCTCGAGGAGACCGTGGACGTCACCCTCGAGGAGGCGATCGCGGGGGGCC contains these protein-coding regions:
- a CDS encoding FAD-dependent oxidoreductase, whose protein sequence is MREPTVLVMGGGVAGMSAAHELAERGFRVTVLERRTIPGGKARSMPVPGSGTAGRPDLPAEHGFRFFPGFYRHLPDTMRRIPVPGRPNGVFDNLVPATRLEMAQVGLANVVIPARFPTSLEELRLGLGAVIGNLLGDPGIPPLDLAHFTERLLTMLRSCEARRYIEYENLDWWTFSGAAQRSAKYQLYLADGLSRTLVAAQARRLSARAGGYILVQLLLDLMRPGGRTDRLLNGPTNEVWIDPWLGHLRALGVEYRMGAEVTAIGCRRGRVTGITVREGRSTTTRTADHYVAAVPKEVMEQLVGPALRRADPLLGGLRRLQTRWMNGVMFYLREDPPMVRGHSIYIDSPWALTSISQQQFWPDHDLRARGDGTVSGILSVDVSEWEAAGELTGKHAKSCSREELVAEVRHQLRARGVQGLDDGNLVTAFVDTDITFPNPPQAGVNAEPLLVNTSGSWAHRPRAVTAIDNLFLASDYVRTHTDLATMEAANEAARRAVNGILEASGSTESRCGVWPLSEPLLFAPARLADRLLFRMGRPAAGGAPAPSLASLSAG
- a CDS encoding kelch repeat-containing protein — protein: MHQAREGHTATLLHDGRVLVAGGFAEADGFLRSAEVFDPRERSWSPAAWLRRSRTGHTATLLEDGTVLVAGGAADGGSLASVELYDPERDRWSEPPSMATPRAHHAAVRLAGGAVVCTGGADLRGVPPVRLASVEIYDPALDLWSRAATMTGGRAAHSATLLEGEAVLVTGGEGDGELLQAAEIYAVGVDGWRQTLGANAAPARHSATRLSDGSVLVAGGGSSGAVATVRRFWPGRRTFLSQAEMPHRRRSHTATLLDTGWVLVAGGWNGAGCALDTAQVYDPCSDAWAPAGSTAPRAAHTATRLADGSVLLAGGLTRWGERRCALASSELFSVEGPG
- a CDS encoding AAA family ATPase; translation: MLEREAALDATGRLLDSARTGRGGTLLVVGEAGLGKTSVLEHALRLAGDDVRVGTGRGDPMESELPFGLVTQALAAAGGPDLLAGGGPAGTSPGAAFYQAQRWIEEQGSRPLLLALDDLHWADNDSLAVLSFLCRRIAGRSVAVLGTLRPWPPRAREVSAALVGGGHARMEQLRPLSEAAARALIAAQAGDRPGEAVVAQALRLCNGNCLLLEQVARSLRQGDDLPEPTDTSRPWISDELLLARFATLPEPALRFARTASAFGIHFRTRPVAEVARMAEAEVDAAVEALSRSGLMRGSGGGALEFVHPLFCQALYEDMAAPVRARLHARAVVVLAGQGMDTEAAQHAIRADLVGDPAAIEVLESAGRTALRSGALQTAVHHLQAALEFSGEHPSPELLGMLGEALLRGGRPAAAIEVHERLLEEPGLPDADRVGVLRLLGHAHWASGASDRAALHLDEAAMLAERAGLIPAAVEVLLDQAQTSWLTLGPGDSLRAVVRARRLSEDVDEALRARVGSAWGFISFLSGDPAGLDATAAAAADVERDLGAHLSELTSSWGALMTHGHVGKYAERLTEARRVLEVALGAAERMGAVEAIAAVALSLGDTLIRAGRLDEALALAERGTAIGELVPFMAPFGAAGNAILAQLMGRLEESDRWCGLVEALPQPPAIALLWVHHVRGRRSLAEGRAQAASDWFARAEDLTRRAGIGEPCVVPWARHAVAAHVGAGRADDARRVLDWLAACAVRLPCRWPRIALACGSAHLAESEGDTAAAERHLEAALELHDQVDLPLERVQTLIEHGALLRRSGRPAAARTPLASALHAAEAAGAAWLAEQARAELSVARGRRHRRLDEPERLTAQERRVADLVCSGRSNQQIAQHLSVSVNTVETHLKHVYAKLGIRSRLELVGRHAGTPKDHGDP
- the meaB gene encoding methylmalonyl Co-A mutase-associated GTPase MeaB — translated: MELAERLLDGDVRALARAISMVEDRSEALPELLSAVRGRAGQAHVVGLTGPPGSGKSTLGDGIVERWRGLDREVGVLAVDPSSPFSGGAILGDRVRMQRHALDRGVYIRSMAARGHLGGLASAAREAIRLIDASGRRHCLLETVGVGQSELEVMLTADTVVVVTTPVAGDGVQLIKAGIMEIADIFVVNKADLPGTDRVVRELRRMVHESNRDMRGWEPPVLTTTATSAEGVTELVAEVDRHLEWATGDGELQRRRSRRLLAEVEAIVAERAVERARSALRESIDTDDLGDLAGVDPYALADRILDNGRRSG